Below is a genomic region from Persicimonas caeni.
GACGCTCGACGACGCGCAAATCGGCACGAGCTTCCGAACGCACGACCACCAACTCGCCAGCATCGGACGCTTCCGGCTCTCGTCGACCGCGCCGCGCTCGACAGACGCGTTTCGCAACGACGTGCTCTTCGCGCTCGCCCCGTTCGGCGTGGACGAGGTCAGCGGGCTGCCGCAGGCTGCCAGCGGCCAGCATACCGCGTTCGACGTCCAGATCGCCGCCATCGAGCGCGAGCACCATTCGGGCGAGCACCAGACGCTGGTGACCGCGGCGGTGGCGCCCTCCTCGCTCTACGACGCCGAGGCGCGAGTGCGCCGGCGCATGAAGGACCTGACCGACGCGACGGGCGTGGCCGAGATTACCGACGGCCGATCCACCCGCTGCTGGCTATTTGCGCCGCGCGAGCGGCCGCAGACCGACTTCTACTGGGTCGTCGATCACAGCAGCTCGATGGACGACGATTACGCCCAACTGCGCACCAGCGCCGAGAAGCTCTTCGACGACCTCGCCCACGTCGACATCGACTACCGCATGGGCGTGACCACCATGGAAGGCGCTCGCGGAGGTCGCCTGACGAACGCGGGCTGGACGACCGACGAGGCCTCCTTTCTGGCCGCGCTCGACTCCGTAACCGTCGCACCGTCGGCCGAACCGAGCCGCGGGCTCGAAGCCGCCCGCGAAGGCCTCGAGTTCATGAACGGCCAAGCAAGCTCGCCGCCCCCGCCGGACGAGAAACTGCGCCCCGACGCCCAAGTCGTGACAATCTTCGCCACCGACAACGAGGCGTACACCTTCGAGCAGACCGACCTCGACAGCACCGCCGGCCAACAGGCGTTGAGTGACTACGAAGACTTCTTCCGCTCGACCTCCTACGTCTATGCGCTCGTCGGCGACGGCAGCCAATGCGGCGCGGCCGACGGCGCCTCCTACCGCCGACTCTCCCAGGCCACCGGCGGCGCGCACCACTCGCTCTGCAGCACCCCCAACTTTTTGGGCGAACTCATCGTCGACGCCGCCGGAGGTCGAGAGGTCTTCCGGCTGCCCAACACCCCAATCTCGAGCAGCTTGAGGGTCTACGTCGACGGCCGCTGGGTCCCCCGAAGCCGCCAGGACGGCTTCGAGTACTTCCCGTCGAGCAACGCCATCGCCTTCTTCGGCGAGTACGTCCCCGAGATCAAAGAGAGCGGTGAGCCGGAATTCGTAGCGGTGCACTACGACCATTTCAGGGATCGCACCCACCCCTGACGACACGAGCCCCAAGCTACGGCGCGTAAGGCGCGCCTTCGCATGGGGCTATCAATTCGGGGCTTTCGCGCTCCGCGCTCGTGGTGGCGTAGGGATTGGGTTCGCGACGTCTATCCCCAAGCTTTGGCGCGAACGGCGCGCCTTCGCATGGGGCTATCAATTCGGGGCTTTCGCGCTCCGCGCTCCTGGTGGCGCATGTTTTGGGTTCGCGACGTCTATCCCCAAGCTTCGGCGCATAAGGCGCGCCTTCGCATGGGGCTATCAATTCGGGGCTTTCGCGCTCCGCGCTCCTGGTGGCGTAGGTGTTGGGTTGGAGCAAGGCCTTCGCCATTCGGAACGTCTGGGCAACGCGCATCTAATACGACATGTGGTGGATCGTGCAGGGCCCACGAAAAGCGAGCCCGGAGGGCGTTACCCGAATTGATAGCCCCCTGCGTAGGGAGCGCGTAGCGCGACCGAAGCAGGGGGGAAGGCGTCGCGAATCAGAAAAACACCCGCAACTGCGTAAACACAAACCCCCCGTACGTCCCATACTCGCTATTGACGTCCGCCCCGCCCCCGAACAGGTCGACCTCGGGGTCCTCGCCGAACCCTTGAAACGCGCCGACGTTGATGTCGGCCTCGTCGGACAAGATGTAGCGAAAGTTGGGGGCCACGATGAACGACGGGTCGCCCACGTTCGAGATGACGCTCAGCGACAGGTTCGTGCGCTCGAAGCCCGAGTACGACAGCAGCCCGCCCACGTAGTGGCGGCCCAGAAAATACGACTCGCCGCGGGTGAACACGTCGCTCTGGAGTTGCGCGAGGTAGCCGTCGGGGGAGTCGGCGCCGGCGCCGTTGAAGTGGTATTCGAGGGAGAGCTGCATGTCGGCGGCGATATAGTCGCCGCCTACGGTCACGCGCGGCAGGTCGAAGTCGCCTTCGTCGATGTCGTAGGGCTCGGCGGCCTCGAGGCGGCCGCGGAAGTGGTCTTTGGTCGCCGAGATGCCGGCCATGACGATGAGCTCGTTCCAGAATTTTCCGCCGGCGACGAAGACGTCGCCGAAGTCGAGGGTCTTGCCCCAGCGCGCGCCGCCCGACAGGTCCTCGAGGCTCCCCTTGTCGGCGACGATGAAGTCGAGCTCGGTCGAGAAGTCGGGGTAGGCGAGCACGCGCACCGCGTCGGTGCCGCGCTTTTGAGTCTGGTCGAGCTCGAAGGGGCTGAACCGGGTCCACAGGTCGGCGACCGGAAAGATCATCGCCCGGCCC
It encodes:
- a CDS encoding VWA domain-containing protein, producing the protein MRTHVVHLATISMLALLVGCSDDAQPNQTDADGGDTWEVDGALDASDTADAPADADPSDAPDVTDAEADADTDADTDQCGDDPTADCDYDGLLDCEEELLGTEVCNPDTDLDGLTDLQERLRGTDPNDPDTDDDGLDDGFEVDIGLDPTKPDTFGDGTIDSDRWVATACESPQSEPLAVYVSQPVTSDDPDVDGRNFGDWRLALPPAVSEFADLSIDGLEVDANGLPVNRKDAAVYASQHVAGFLLSYTPSASSPDPSATVDGFRTALAGLGTLDDAQIGTSFRTHDHQLASIGRFRLSSTAPRSTDAFRNDVLFALAPFGVDEVSGLPQAASGQHTAFDVQIAAIEREHHSGEHQTLVTAAVAPSSLYDAEARVRRRMKDLTDATGVAEITDGRSTRCWLFAPRERPQTDFYWVVDHSSSMDDDYAQLRTSAEKLFDDLAHVDIDYRMGVTTMEGARGGRLTNAGWTTDEASFLAALDSVTVAPSAEPSRGLEAAREGLEFMNGQASSPPPPDEKLRPDAQVVTIFATDNEAYTFEQTDLDSTAGQQALSDYEDFFRSTSYVYALVGDGSQCGAADGASYRRLSQATGGAHHSLCSTPNFLGELIVDAAGGREVFRLPNTPISSSLRVYVDGRWVPRSRQDGFEYFPSSNAIAFFGEYVPEIKESGEPEFVAVHYDHFRDRTHP